The genomic region CGATCGGATGGCGTCGGGATAGCACCTTTTCGAGGTTTGGCTCGATCGTATTCTACTTTTGAGGAATTGTCCCGGGAAATGTAACATTTATTTGCCTCCGGGGGCGCAACCAGAACACCCCCGGTACAAACATCGGTACAAACATTAAGAAATCTGCGGTTTCCAGGCTTCTAAAGTCCACGCCATTTCCCAAAACATCCACTCGTAGCGACTGCTAATCGTGAAAATTTCATCGAGACGGCGGAACGTTTTCTCATCCTCGGGGGTGATGCGATTGAGGGTGGTCCGCAACCACGTTCCGACTTCTTCAAAGCTGGGATCGGCGTAGGTTTGAATCCAATTGCGATAGGGATGGTCGGCGGGCGGGTCGCCGAGGCTCACAAAGTGCTTGCCGATTTCGGCATAAATCCAGGCGCAGGGGAGAGTGGCGGTGATAATTTCGGGTAAAGTACCGTTGTTAACGACGCTCAATAGATGTCTTGTATAAGCGTAATTGGTCGGCGCGAGGGGGGTTGCCTCCATTTGTGCGATCGTCAAACCGAACTCGCGGGCGAAGGTTTCGTGCAGTTCCCGTTCGACGCGGATGGTGTCGAGGGCGAGTTGGCACATTTTTTCCATGACGGCGGGTTCGTCGCTGGCGATCGCCCCGGCGGCGAAAATTTTAGTGAGTTGTTCGAGAAACCGGGCATCTTGAAGGATGTAAAACTCGAAGTTTTCCCGAGGTAAGCTGCCATTCCCCAGGGCTTCAACAAAGGGATGGTCGAACTGTCGTTCCCAGATCGATCGGCTGTTTTGGAAGAGGCGATCGCACAACGTCCCGGGTTCGGCGCCGACGCGCTTGGAAAGGTCTAGCATAGTTGCAACTGAAGGATTTAGGGTGAATGGGTCGCGATCGATCTTACACAAAGAACGGTTTCGAGGCGATCGCCCGCGATCTGTACCCGAATCGCCCGCGCCTGAATCCCCCGATCTGCGGCGCGATCGAGGTTGAAGCGACGGGCGACGGCGTTTAACCCGCGCACGAATTGCCCGGGGGCGGGGCGATCGTTGACTAAGACTTGCGGTTCACTCAATTCTAATTGCCGTCCGTCGATCCATCTAAACCCAGTTTTA from Oxynema aestuarii AP17 harbors:
- the tenA gene encoding thiaminase II, which codes for MLDLSKRVGAEPGTLCDRLFQNSRSIWERQFDHPFVEALGNGSLPRENFEFYILQDARFLEQLTKIFAAGAIASDEPAVMEKMCQLALDTIRVERELHETFAREFGLTIAQMEATPLAPTNYAYTRHLLSVVNNGTLPEIITATLPCAWIYAEIGKHFVSLGDPPADHPYRNWIQTYADPSFEEVGTWLRTTLNRITPEDEKTFRRLDEIFTISSRYEWMFWEMAWTLEAWKPQIS